GATGTGGATGAAGATGATTTGTTCAAACACTCGACCACTCTGACCAACAAGCAGCGTGGGAATGAGGTTACAGTACGCCCAGCAACATTAGACTGTAAGTACTGGCAGGATACTCTGGTGGCAAAGTGCTGAGAAAATGGTGTCATAAAAGCATTTTATATTTAGCAtattcatttactttatttcCATCAGCTCTGTCCATACACCAGTTGGCTGCTCAAGGCGAGGTTTCACAAGTGGCTGCACACCTGAGCAAAGGTGAGGAATCTAGAAGTCACTGTCAGAGAACAAGCAGTATAATAACACAATGCAGTTGTTGTACGGCATCAAACTGTACAAAATCCTTACTGAAGGGCCGTGAATTGTCTTTGCAGACAGTTCACTGCTCAGCAGACAGGATGAACGGGGCTTTACACCTCTCATGTGGGCAGCAGCGTTTGGAGAGAAAGCTGTGGTGGATTTTCTCTTGGAAAAGGTCAGAAACACATGACTGCTGCCCAGAAAGACATGCACATGGTGTTAAGACAAACTTTACAATCTCACAGATGGGGTTTATGGGGTTTTTGTTTTAGGGCGCAGACCCCAAAACAATTGCCAGGGAGCGAGAGAGTGCCCTGACACTGGCCAGCTCTGGAGGTTATGTGGACATTGTTGAGTCTCTTCTCAGTCATGGAGTAGACATCAACACTTATGACTGGGTACAGAATGACTTAATGTCAGATATGTCTTCATTGCATCACTGATAAAGTCTATGAAACATTGAAATATAACTACAATGtgattattgttttgtttttaatgaacacttgtattttaatctcagaatgGTGGGACCCCTCTTCTATATGCTGTACGAGGGAACCACATCAAATGTGTAGAGGCACTCTTAGGTACATTGCATGCCCACGATGTAAAATCATGATGAATTCTAGCATATTCTTTTTGAATCCATTTATTAATTTCCATTTCTTTGCTCTCATGCAGCTAAAGGGGCAGACATGACCATTGAGTCTGACTCTGGGTACAGTCCAATGGCCTTAGCTGTCGCCCTTGGACACAAAAAGAGTAAGTATCGCCTTCTTATCCCCGACCAATACGTTTTCTTTTTATAAGAGGCTactgtaaaaaggaaaaaaaaccttCTTGCTgaattaacattttcattttttgtttcccAGTTCAGAAAGTGTTGGAGGACCATATTCTGAAACTCTACAAGCCACCAACATGAAACTAgccaaaatgaataaatggaaaGCACAGTCTGATACAGTTGATCTCAGACCTACAACCAGCTGTCATCGGTGGTGAGATGGCCAAGAACTCATTGTAATGGACCAGTACATATGCAAAGACATTTACACGGAGTAaactatattgttattttacaaACAGTTTATTCTATTTGTATTCATTACAATGTACAAACACTTTGTACAAACAAGGACTATAATGTGACAGTTGTGCagcataattattttgtttggCTGACTGACAGCAAATAAGGAGTAAAcaagttttaataaaaatgtttttttttttttttactgtgtgttcCCTTGGATGGCGCTTTTACTCAAAAGGCACAATATAAGTGTAGAGAGCAATATAACAAATGATGTAATCACAAGAAACAGGTTAAATCTGCACTTAAAACTCAGATTCCATGCAAAGCCTTTTGTGTCTGAATGAAAGGGCTTCACAGATTCCTGAAAGCGTCCATACCAAAAAAGGCCACATTCACATCAGTTCATGAGGTGGCAGAACAGATGACATGTTTCCCAAGTGCCACCGCACCGTCCTGTTTTTTACTCAAGGGTCATTTCCTCTCTCATGAGGGGATCTTAAAAAATTGTCATGAGGTTTTCCCCCCCAGGACGTCCAAGGAATAAACAATAATTCTCCCAAAAAAGTCTGCACTATTCtcaaacattatttttactttgtccACTGCTGGGGCCTCCTGTATGGGAAAGCTGTGGGTGTGGGGTTAAGAACAAGATCAGCATGGAAATAATGAAAAAGCATGTCCAGGAAAATATTGTGTGATACTTAATATGAACCACCTAGAACTGTAACAGGAAACACGCTGTGTTAGCTTCAGGTACAGCTTCAACTGCTGCAATAACCCTGGAGTAGAGCGACAGACTGAGGTTTTAAAGCAAAATTGCATTTAGTGTTACGTTaactatgtttaaaaaaataggtGATGAAATACCAATATTTGTGTGATACAGTCGTAGACAATATACAGGATATTAGTTAAAGACTTTGCGTCTTTATCTGCCagggaataaaaacaaaagagacttTACAGCGTTTGTCTCATTTATGGGGCAGAATTTATGCAGTTATCAACTAAATCTCTGTCAAATCCTGCAAATTCAGACTGAAGGATATCTGAAGAGAGTTGTTGTCCTCGGGATAAAAATGGCTTATCACTGTAAAGTCTCCGTCCTTTGGGCAACCTGCAGAAAAGCACAAGGGGAAAATCACTGATCTTTTCACACTTCTACATCTTGTCTGCAATGGGAAACAGCTAAATGAGAATAAATGAGTGGCGGATAATAACATCAGGAAACCATTCGTGATGAGGCTTATAGATGGAAAAAGTCATCTCTGGGTTTTACCTTCAAGTCTGCATGTTTTTGCTGAGAAGCCACCCTGGAACTGGACCTTTA
This genomic window from Micropterus dolomieu isolate WLL.071019.BEF.003 ecotype Adirondacks linkage group LG05, ASM2129224v1, whole genome shotgun sequence contains:
- the rfxank gene encoding DNA-binding protein RFXANK, translated to MMEAGGDEEVADGQNIQSSNANVWPSESRDETLNVSPEDMDVDEDDLFKHSTTLTNKQRGNEVTVRPATLDSLSIHQLAAQGEVSQVAAHLSKDSSLLSRQDERGFTPLMWAAAFGEKAVVDFLLEKGADPKTIARERESALTLASSGGYVDIVESLLSHGVDINTYDWNGGTPLLYAVRGNHIKCVEALLAKGADMTIESDSGYSPMALAVALGHKKIQKVLEDHILKLYKPPT
- the LOC123970934 gene encoding nuclear receptor 2C2-associated protein, which encodes MASSLICSETQSRVSSVLNRDVKQYGKKYMFDCNEETCWNSDQGECQWVSLEFPQSVKVSELKVQFQGGFSAKTCRLEGCPKDGDFTVISHFYPEDNNSLQSFPIQEAPAVDKVKIMFENSADFFGRIIVYSLDVLGGKTS